A genomic region of Maniola hyperantus chromosome 5, iAphHyp1.2, whole genome shotgun sequence contains the following coding sequences:
- the LOC117982139 gene encoding uncharacterized protein isoform X1, translating into MIRQISNKVILLGFGILLIRETSCYPAETSDDFFSLGLNYFTKTAKSVSPNYGFNRLLSPFSDLQSRIRNMHNTERSNIDLVPKSLHPWQLRRYNAEESKGNYEKQYRSNEEAINSQWNIFTNKNIGKFSSVTPNNVIESNNRATDLYVNHATYKAVCNCDNNNYETETLTSTEITTEFTTDSTEYTTELDELSNRVAVPPQVVATLLG; encoded by the exons ATGATACGCCAAATAAGCAATAAG GTAATCCTTCTAGGCTTTGGAATATTACTTATCAGAGAAACATCATGTTATCCAGCAGAAACAtcagatgattttttttctcttggGCTAAACTATTTTACAAAAACAGCAAAATCAGTTTCTCCCAATTATGGATTTAATAGatt GTTGTCTCCATTTTCAGATCTTCAAAGCAGAATCCGTAATATGCATAATACGGAGCGAAGTAATATAGATTTGGTCCCAAAATCTCTGCACCCATGGCAGTTACGTAGATATAATGCAGAGGAATCAAAGGGAAACTATGAAAAACAATATAGATCTAACGAGGAAGCTATTAATTCGCAATGGAACAtctttacaaataaaaatattggaaAGTTTTCGTCTGTGACTCCAAATAATGTAATTGAAAGCAATAATCGGGCAACTGATCTGTATGTTAACCATGCTACTTATAAAGCTGTGTGCAACTGTGATAATAACAACTATGAAACTGAAACTTTAACAAGTACTGAAATAACAACAGAGTTTACAACTGATTCTACTGAATATACGACAGag cttGATGAACTTTCAAATAGAGTCGCTGTACCGCCCCAAGTTGTTGCAACACTTCTTGGATGA
- the LOC117982139 gene encoding uncharacterized protein isoform X2 → MDLIDYLQSRIRNMHNTERSNIDLVPKSLHPWQLRRYNAEESKGNYEKQYRSNEEAINSQWNIFTNKNIGKFSSVTPNNVIESNNRATDLYVNHATYKAVCNCDNNNYETETLTSTEITTEFTTDSTEYTTELDELSNRVAVPPQVVATLLG, encoded by the exons ATGGATTTAATAGatt ATCTTCAAAGCAGAATCCGTAATATGCATAATACGGAGCGAAGTAATATAGATTTGGTCCCAAAATCTCTGCACCCATGGCAGTTACGTAGATATAATGCAGAGGAATCAAAGGGAAACTATGAAAAACAATATAGATCTAACGAGGAAGCTATTAATTCGCAATGGAACAtctttacaaataaaaatattggaaAGTTTTCGTCTGTGACTCCAAATAATGTAATTGAAAGCAATAATCGGGCAACTGATCTGTATGTTAACCATGCTACTTATAAAGCTGTGTGCAACTGTGATAATAACAACTATGAAACTGAAACTTTAACAAGTACTGAAATAACAACAGAGTTTACAACTGATTCTACTGAATATACGACAGag cttGATGAACTTTCAAATAGAGTCGCTGTACCGCCCCAAGTTGTTGCAACACTTCTTGGATGA